In the Paramisgurnus dabryanus chromosome 18, PD_genome_1.1, whole genome shotgun sequence genome, TATGGCACAGCAGGTGAGACTCTTGGATGCAAAGTTCATGCAAAGTTTTAAGGCGCGTTGAGTAAAAGAATCAACAATATTCATTATCTCTATATAGCCAGTTTCTAAATATCCCCGTCTCGGTAAGCAATCTGGGAAATCTTGAACAACAGGACTACTGGAGTGTGTCAACTGTTTGTCCATCTTTAGGACAGAGCCAAGCGGTTAATCAACACAGGTAAATAAAGGTTATAAGTTGTTTGTAAACATAACTTTCTAATAGTGTTTGCAAttgtcattattattattatctcttaaatttatatatatatatgataacCTGTGATCTAGTGTTGTTTTTCTGAGCTGCTTATTCACTTTTTTTTGTCAGGGCCAATTTTTTCTACTCAGGGGATGATTTAAAAGAAGTCAGAAATGTCAGTGACATGAATGATGCTTTATTGGCCGAAATGCAGGTTAGTAATTTAACAAGCTTTTTgttagaaataaataataatacgtAGACCAATATGAATAGCTGCAAATGGTATATTAGCAACTTTCATATGTTTATTTACAGAAAATGTGCACGGACGTGGAGAAGAGTGAAAGAGCAGTGGAGAAGCTTCAGAAAGACATCAGTCAACTCAATGAGGATCTCAGAAAACAGAAACATTCAGAGAATAATACAAGTAAGATATCATATCTCTGAAATTTTGTCAACCAAGTGGAATACATGTGTACATGCAGGTTAAGGACTCCGATGTCAAGACCACCTTTATTAAAACAGCATatatgattaaaataaaatgcatagaTAAGATTTTTCTCTGCTCAGTGTGTTTTCCTGGCAGAGCTATTATCCCTTACCAAGTATCAGCAGTATCAAGTCCatttttatattgtatttcctTTTATTTCAGGCCAAAAATGTGCCTCTCCAGATGAACCCAAAGAGAACGTTCTTCTGTGCTCCGCTCTGAGAACGCTTTTCCCTGATGCACCCTCATTACGGACACAAACTCTCACTGTTCAGGGCTTTCCTGTATTGAAAAGGTGCTGTAATACAGACCATAATGTTGATATTCCCACCAAACTGCCTCTAGTTCTAGAAACTCAACAGACTAGGATGAATGTGGATCAGGCCCCCAGACTCAGGAAAAAATCCCTTGTGACTGGTTTTTCTGAGAGACTTAAAAGGAAGAGGAACACCAATAATGCAGCTTCTGAGAGCGGCTCAGATACAGAGATTGAGATGAATGGAGAGAGCAGAAGTAATTCTCCTACCTTTTAAAGAATGACTTTTTAATTGAAAAATCTACCTGTGATTTGAAGGCATTACAGATTTTATACCTGGGGATTTGCCTTTATCTTTTCATACCTACTGAGTGTGGGTTGTgctattttgttaaaatattttaagacttttgttttataaaaaattataatttaccaaaaaattaaaagtaatGTGAATTAATGTACATGGGGTTGTTGTTTACTTGGAATTTATCCATGATCTCATGTTCCGGTATTATAATACAATACACTACATGATTTTCTGATTTATTAATATTTCAGTTTATTTTCACAAcaattttgtattattaaaaaCACGCTTAtagaaacaaaaaacacaaagtcaCTTTAAATTGAGACAATTTTACCAATCCTGGCTTTAAGTTATTGATTATTTGCAACATTTTGATCCAATGTATCTTAATCAAAGTGTGTTGCCACAAATGTCGGGGTCTTTGATAAACTGTGGATCCTTCAGTGTGACTGACATAAAACCTGTGGGTAGGACAAAGACTTTCATTACTACACATAGTCCTACCTGTAGTAGATTGAAACTGTAGTGACATTGCAAACAAGTGACATTTCTCCATGAGTCACAACTACAAATTCTTACCCATTGAGCGAGCTTTCTTTATTGCCTTTGATACCTCCCTCTGCTTCTGACCACACAAGCCTGTATAAAgttaaagtgtaattaattaTTGCTAGTTATCATATTATACAATAATACTTTCAGTATTATTGTATAATATGATTAAACTAACTCAACAATTAAACTAACTCAacaattaaactaaaaattcaCCTGTTATATGCCTGCCATATACTCTGCCTGTGTGTGGTGAAATGAACTGAGACAACAGCTGTAAAGAAATCAAAAACGTGTTGTCATTTTTTTTACTCATCAACaccattaatatgtttaattaaTATCTGAATAGATTTTACCAACCTGAACATTTTTGAAGTCTACGGTTATATTGCACAGAATGCAAGTTTTTTTGGGTTGCTTGTATGGGTTTTCTAATTTGATGGGCTGGTTAAGACATGTTAACAACGTTATTTTAcagtgaataatttttttcacgtATTAAATTATCAAACAAGAAGGTAAAACGCTTACCATATCATCTTTCTTCGGCGGCTCTTGCTGAGGAGATGTCAGACTTCTCGTACATTGTACCGCTAAAACAAATGTAATGGTGAGGGAAATTAATATAACGTTATTTTAAATCGATTGTAGCATGACAATCACACTGCGTAAATATTTTATGAATTCATATTACATTAGACAGAACAAGATAAAGACGGGATACTGTCTTTATATAAGGAAAAAATATTTGTCGGTTTCATATAAACGAATATCTGTGACAGACGTAAAAGCGTGCGGGAAGTCGCCTGAATAAGACAACTAACTTAGCTGT is a window encoding:
- the abraxas1 gene encoding BRCA1-A complex subunit Abraxas 1 produces the protein MEGYNTTVRISGFVLSSMMFHHLNSDADVEGLVLGESVGEENCRITDSQIDQIQFEHTINIQKHVPCRKLHSFYSNVGAVSEEKIRHILSDYKEENVIGWYRERRNTSQQMSFMERVIHQNMRKILSNQELVFLLLTPSQATSSGSTHRLEFSAFIWHSSQFLNIPVSVSNLGNLEQQDYWSVSTVCPSLGQSQAVNQHRANFFYSGDDLKEVRNVSDMNDALLAEMQKMCTDVEKSERAVEKLQKDISQLNEDLRKQKHSENNTSQKCASPDEPKENVLLCSALRTLFPDAPSLRTQTLTVQGFPVLKRCCNTDHNVDIPTKLPLVLETQQTRMNVDQAPRLRKKSLVTGFSERLKRKRNTNNAASESGSDTEIEMNGESRSNSPTF
- the mrps18c gene encoding small ribosomal subunit protein bS18m, producing the protein MFALSNCRLLLQTLSRQPVTPSVRAVQCTRSLTSPQQEPPKKDDMPIKLENPYKQPKKTCILCNITVDFKNVQLLSQFISPHTGRVYGRHITGLCGQKQREVSKAIKKARSMGFMSVTLKDPQFIKDPDICGNTL